A genomic stretch from Methanocella sp. includes:
- a CDS encoding ferredoxin — protein sequence MSHLVPKVDKELCISCGNCVDLCPDVFVWDDEGKAEVSNPGGCSTQCNCQEAAESCPTDAISLEE from the coding sequence GTGAGTCATTTGGTCCCGAAAGTGGATAAGGAGCTATGTATATCGTGCGGTAACTGTGTGGATCTCTGCCCTGACGTTTTCGTCTGGGACGATGAGGGGAAGGCTGAAGTATCCAATCCCGGCGGATGCAGCACCCAGTGTAACTGCCAGGAAGCTGCAGAGTCGTGCCCCACTGACGCCATATCCCTGGAAGAATGA
- a CDS encoding methanogenesis marker 8 protein, which produces MDEHIIEALGKTRIKIKNGKVVEVGEPMLSYCPIFDKFRGIKHLDKKSIQENIQFRIDDFGMCTPNRKLRMRDYLSFGVSEIISTAMELGIMDATVMVCEGCGTLVITDPEMAQGIGGRVSGLVSTTPIPELIAKIGPEYVLDPKTARMDVVAGVKKAIAMGFKNIGVSVVSAKAAKELKMLEKEHGVNVYVFVVHTTGMSEEEAREVFKYADVVTGCASKYVRQQGMESGAFKVGDSVPVFGVTDRGQRLIEEHIKYTGKKIEHKPGAKQPDRLI; this is translated from the coding sequence ATGGACGAGCATATCATTGAGGCGCTGGGAAAAACGCGCATTAAAATAAAGAACGGCAAGGTCGTAGAGGTCGGAGAGCCTATGTTGAGCTATTGCCCCATTTTCGATAAGTTCCGGGGCATCAAGCACCTGGATAAGAAGTCGATCCAGGAGAACATCCAGTTCCGCATCGACGACTTCGGCATGTGCACGCCCAATAGAAAATTGCGGATGCGCGACTACCTGTCCTTCGGCGTCTCCGAGATCATCAGCACTGCCATGGAGCTGGGCATAATGGACGCGACGGTCATGGTCTGCGAGGGCTGCGGCACGCTCGTCATCACCGACCCTGAAATGGCCCAGGGCATCGGCGGGCGCGTATCCGGCCTGGTCAGCACGACCCCTATACCTGAATTGATCGCGAAGATCGGCCCGGAATACGTCCTCGACCCGAAAACGGCCAGGATGGACGTCGTAGCCGGGGTAAAAAAAGCCATAGCCATGGGGTTCAAGAACATCGGGGTATCGGTGGTCTCGGCAAAAGCGGCCAAAGAGCTGAAAATGCTCGAGAAGGAGCATGGCGTGAACGTCTACGTGTTCGTTGTCCACACGACCGGCATGTCGGAGGAAGAAGCCCGGGAGGTGTTCAAGTATGCCGATGTCGTCACCGGCTGCGCCTCTAAGTATGTCCGGCAGCAGGGAATGGAGAGCGGCGCCTTCAAAGTAGGGGACTCGGTGCCCGTGTTCGGCGTGACGGATCGCGGGCAGCGCCTCATCGAGGAGCACATTAAATATACCGGTAAGAAGATCGAGCACAAGCCCGGCGCTAAACAGCCCGACCGCCTCATATGA
- a CDS encoding class I SAM-dependent methyltransferase, producing the protein MSRDKDEGDYYESLKYFDFFNRFRNASDIVKQHQSPFLKYFEGCRRVVSLGCGRGEFIEALGERNIGAFGIDVDEEMVDYCKKRGLEVYKADAAEYLRQMDDGSIDGIFTDDFAEHLDTSYLIKLLRLCARKLEKGRYMVNVTVNPCSWAAYSGIYLLDPTHKRPIHPESMRFYMLSAGFGDVDVELITFRDNHSRLKKVEVRPDMDADARRIAEAFNHNVDMLNEVVFGPENYAAIGKK; encoded by the coding sequence ATGAGCCGCGATAAAGACGAAGGCGACTATTATGAAAGCCTCAAGTACTTCGATTTTTTTAACCGCTTCCGGAACGCCTCAGACATCGTAAAGCAGCACCAGTCCCCGTTCCTGAAATATTTCGAAGGCTGCAGGAGGGTGGTCAGCCTTGGCTGCGGCCGCGGCGAGTTCATCGAGGCGCTGGGCGAGCGGAACATCGGCGCCTTTGGCATCGACGTCGATGAAGAGATGGTGGACTACTGTAAGAAGCGAGGGCTGGAGGTATATAAGGCCGATGCGGCGGAATATTTACGGCAGATGGATGATGGCAGCATCGACGGCATATTTACCGACGATTTCGCCGAGCACCTGGACACGTCGTATCTCATAAAATTGCTGAGGCTTTGCGCCCGTAAGCTGGAGAAAGGGCGATATATGGTTAACGTCACCGTGAATCCCTGCTCCTGGGCCGCCTATTCGGGCATCTACCTGCTCGACCCCACGCATAAGCGCCCGATACACCCCGAGAGCATGCGCTTCTACATGCTCTCCGCCGGCTTCGGGGACGTGGATGTCGAGCTCATCACCTTTCGAGACAACCACAGCAGGCTGAAGAAGGTAGAGGTACGGCCGGACATGGATGCCGATGCGAGACGGATAGCCGAGGCGTTTAACCATAACGTCGACATGCTCAATGAAGTCGTATTCGGCCCCGAGAACTACGCGGCCATAGGAAAAAAGTAA
- the infB gene encoding translation initiation factor IF-2, with translation MATATETKNLRTPIVCVMGHVDHGKTSLLDKIRGTAVVNKEAGAITQHIGATEVPLSTIRALCGNLMSGNVIIPGLLFIDTPGHHAFTTLRSRGGALADLAVLVVDITEGFQPQTIEAIKILKQFKTPFVVAANKIDRVQGWTPTKNAPFILSYDKQPDYVKTAIETRTYELVGNLSDLGFSSDRYDRVRDFTRNVGIVPISAKTGEGIPDLLMVLIGLAQRFLEENLRLTVTGPGVGTVLEVKEERGLGFTIDMILYDGVIKVGDTVVIGGKDKPVVTRVRALLKPAPNREIRVEERFDRVPKLTAAAGVKILAPGLENAMAGSPLRVTKEDNVEAIIEEVEGELEKARIVTDETGIMVKADTLGSLEAIINELREAGIKVAMAEVGDIARKDVVNAETLPGTLNRVILGFNVQTLADAKDYLQTSDIKTFNNNIIYKLIEDYDKWQKEQKDLAEKKRFEEIVRPGKVRYLPNCTFRQSKPAVIGVHVLGGCIKPGVTLIKPDGSKVGEIKQIQERNENIALATQGKEVAISIEGPTAGRQINEGDIYYVDVPESHSKVLEFELKNTIRQDELETLMEFVAIKRKGNPFWGR, from the coding sequence ATGGCGACGGCCACCGAAACAAAGAACCTCAGGACGCCTATCGTGTGCGTCATGGGCCATGTAGACCACGGCAAGACGTCACTTCTCGATAAAATACGGGGAACAGCCGTTGTAAACAAGGAGGCCGGCGCGATCACCCAGCACATCGGGGCCACCGAGGTGCCGCTCAGCACCATCAGGGCCCTGTGCGGGAATTTAATGTCGGGGAACGTCATCATCCCCGGACTTCTTTTTATCGATACGCCCGGACACCACGCTTTTACTACCCTGCGGAGCCGCGGGGGCGCGCTGGCGGACCTGGCGGTGCTCGTGGTCGATATCACCGAGGGGTTTCAGCCCCAGACCATCGAGGCAATAAAAATATTAAAGCAGTTTAAGACGCCCTTCGTCGTGGCCGCCAATAAGATCGACCGCGTGCAGGGATGGACGCCGACGAAGAACGCGCCCTTCATTCTCAGCTATGACAAACAGCCGGACTACGTGAAGACGGCCATCGAGACCAGGACATATGAGCTGGTCGGTAATTTATCCGACCTGGGCTTCAGCTCCGACCGCTATGACCGGGTGCGGGACTTTACCCGGAACGTCGGCATCGTGCCCATCAGCGCGAAGACCGGCGAGGGCATACCCGACCTGCTTATGGTCCTGATCGGGCTCGCCCAGCGCTTCCTTGAGGAGAACCTGCGCTTGACCGTGACGGGGCCGGGCGTGGGCACAGTGCTCGAGGTCAAGGAGGAGCGCGGGCTCGGGTTCACCATCGATATGATCCTCTACGACGGCGTCATCAAGGTCGGCGATACCGTGGTCATCGGCGGCAAGGATAAGCCTGTCGTCACCAGGGTCCGGGCTCTTCTGAAGCCGGCGCCGAACCGGGAGATCAGGGTCGAGGAGCGCTTCGATCGGGTGCCGAAGCTTACGGCGGCCGCCGGCGTAAAGATCCTGGCGCCTGGCCTGGAAAACGCCATGGCCGGCTCGCCCCTGCGCGTGACGAAGGAAGACAACGTCGAGGCTATCATCGAGGAAGTCGAAGGCGAGCTGGAAAAAGCCCGCATCGTGACGGACGAGACGGGCATCATGGTCAAGGCCGACACTCTGGGCAGCCTCGAGGCCATCATCAACGAGCTTCGGGAGGCCGGTATCAAGGTGGCCATGGCCGAAGTGGGCGATATCGCCCGCAAGGACGTGGTGAACGCCGAGACGCTGCCTGGCACCCTCAACCGGGTCATTTTAGGCTTTAACGTCCAGACGCTCGCGGACGCTAAGGATTACCTGCAGACGTCGGACATCAAGACCTTCAACAATAACATCATCTACAAGCTCATCGAGGATTACGATAAGTGGCAAAAAGAGCAAAAGGACCTGGCCGAGAAGAAGCGGTTCGAGGAGATAGTCCGCCCGGGCAAGGTCCGCTATCTTCCTAATTGCACGTTCCGGCAGAGCAAGCCCGCCGTCATCGGCGTGCATGTCCTGGGTGGCTGCATCAAGCCCGGCGTGACGCTTATAAAGCCTGATGGCTCAAAGGTGGGCGAGATCAAGCAGATCCAGGAAAGGAACGAGAACATCGCCCTCGCCACACAGGGTAAAGAGGTCGCCATATCGATCGAAGGGCCTACCGCCGGGCGACAGATCAACGAGGGCGACATTTACTATGTCGACGTGCCTGAGTCTCACAGTAAGGTCCTGGAGTTCGAGCTGAAGAATACTATTCGCCAGGACGAGCTCGAGACGCTCATGGAGTTCGTGGCGATTAAGCGTAAGGGTAACCCGTTTTGGGGTCGATAA
- a CDS encoding PAS domain S-box protein, protein MEMDRNILSRIKEILKSNPRGMNVTDIVREVNMNRQSVSKYLEMLVMSGHVDVRSFGPSKVYYLSQRLPLSAMLSLSYGFIIVLDKMLNVINVNDHFLEFTGIERGDMMYKNFEKFAFTIEFDPSIMPKVKEALEGTESSSEALYKKKGVESYFNVRFIPMVMDDGEKGVAIFFEDITEKKKIENAVRDSEFKLRSIIEQMLDGVVLMDEQGSVIECNQSLENIIGIPREEVIGRPVWDTDIIYSGGNEKLKAKQKAGILDYLRTGTSALDRKVVEREILRPDGSVCIVQLALFSIKSDKGYMLSGIYKDITEGKLAERELRQSEENFHTLVESTNAGIVIYQGGKIVSANRAAERILSYSIEELYSLNSKDIFSADDLKKGLPASLMNIMDKMMTAGSRQKVNQEVTIISKSGESRQLGVDFGTIVYKDKPAIIVTFYDITPFKELESKLKRSEERYRILAEAAEDVIFIVGSDLKVKYVNSLGARLVGQTQDVLVGRGLDEVYPPEISANIKTALHQVIETKKSVVTETGVTLLDKKSWWNVKLIPIIENGAVASILGYSHDITERKRWEEELRKTRDELDVRVKDRTMELEVANMALIGEIDRRIRLNQELEESQRTLSTLIDNLPGVVYRCKNDKFWTMDFISDGCRDIMGYEPADITDNKKISYEDIVHPEDRKKIRDQIERAIEHNAQFNITYRIVTASGSIRLVNEQGRGIFLPDGELVDIEGYISDISNMVDLRTSWDRGEEKYMELVENVSDIIWETDKDLRFVYVSPQIVDILGLNPEETIGRTPYDLMPPEDAGRIRKAMTAIREKPDSFSSVIGFLRHKNGENIKVDISARPFFNDENLLQGYRGITRKLNI, encoded by the coding sequence ATGGAGATGGACAGGAACATCCTCTCGCGCATTAAAGAGATCCTTAAGAGTAATCCGAGGGGCATGAATGTCACGGATATCGTCCGTGAGGTCAACATGAACCGGCAGTCAGTGTCGAAGTACCTGGAAATGCTGGTCATGTCCGGCCATGTTGACGTACGAAGTTTCGGCCCCTCCAAGGTCTATTATCTCTCCCAGCGCCTGCCCTTATCAGCAATGCTGAGCCTTTCCTACGGGTTCATCATCGTCCTGGACAAAATGCTCAACGTCATCAACGTCAACGACCATTTCCTCGAGTTCACGGGAATCGAGCGGGGCGACATGATGTATAAGAACTTTGAAAAGTTCGCCTTCACCATCGAGTTCGATCCGTCCATCATGCCAAAAGTGAAGGAAGCGCTGGAAGGCACGGAGTCATCCAGCGAGGCGCTCTACAAGAAAAAAGGAGTGGAATCATACTTTAACGTCCGTTTCATACCAATGGTCATGGACGACGGCGAGAAGGGCGTCGCCATCTTTTTCGAGGACATCACGGAAAAGAAGAAGATCGAGAACGCCGTCCGGGACAGCGAGTTCAAGCTCCGGAGCATCATCGAGCAGATGCTCGACGGCGTCGTGCTCATGGACGAGCAGGGCAGTGTCATAGAGTGCAACCAGTCGCTTGAGAATATCATCGGCATCCCGCGCGAAGAGGTCATTGGAAGGCCCGTCTGGGATACGGATATCATCTACTCCGGCGGGAATGAAAAACTCAAGGCGAAGCAAAAGGCCGGCATCCTCGACTACCTGAGGACCGGGACCTCTGCCCTGGACCGAAAGGTCGTTGAGCGAGAGATCCTGCGGCCAGACGGGTCGGTCTGTATCGTCCAGCTCGCCCTCTTCTCGATAAAGTCAGACAAGGGCTACATGCTCAGCGGTATCTACAAGGATATTACGGAAGGAAAGCTCGCCGAGCGGGAACTGCGACAAAGCGAGGAGAACTTCCATACGCTCGTCGAGTCGACGAACGCAGGTATCGTGATCTACCAGGGCGGGAAGATCGTGAGCGCCAACCGGGCGGCCGAGCGCATCCTGAGCTATTCGATAGAGGAACTTTATAGCTTGAATTCGAAAGATATCTTTTCCGCCGATGACCTGAAAAAAGGCCTGCCGGCTAGTCTGATGAATATTATGGACAAAATGATGACGGCCGGGTCCCGGCAGAAGGTCAACCAGGAAGTCACCATCATTTCGAAAAGTGGAGAGTCCCGGCAGCTGGGCGTGGACTTCGGGACGATCGTCTACAAGGACAAGCCTGCCATTATCGTGACTTTCTACGACATCACACCATTTAAAGAGCTAGAGAGTAAGCTTAAGAGGAGCGAGGAGCGCTACCGTATACTCGCGGAGGCTGCCGAAGACGTCATATTCATCGTGGGCAGCGATCTGAAGGTAAAATATGTCAATTCCCTCGGGGCACGACTCGTAGGCCAGACGCAGGACGTGCTCGTCGGCAGGGGGCTCGATGAGGTGTATCCCCCGGAGATCAGCGCTAATATTAAAACGGCGCTCCACCAGGTCATTGAAACAAAAAAGTCCGTGGTCACGGAGACCGGGGTCACGCTCCTCGATAAGAAGTCCTGGTGGAACGTGAAGCTGATACCGATCATCGAGAACGGGGCTGTCGCCTCCATCCTGGGCTATTCCCACGACATCACCGAGCGGAAGAGGTGGGAAGAGGAATTGCGGAAGACTCGGGACGAGCTCGATGTCCGCGTCAAAGACCGGACGATGGAGCTGGAGGTCGCCAATATGGCCTTAATCGGGGAGATCGACCGGCGTATCCGATTGAACCAGGAGCTTGAGGAGAGCCAGCGTACCCTGTCAACGCTCATCGACAACCTGCCCGGCGTCGTCTACCGGTGCAAGAACGACAAGTTCTGGACCATGGATTTCATCAGCGATGGCTGCCGCGACATCATGGGATACGAGCCTGCAGATATCACGGACAATAAAAAGATATCCTACGAGGACATCGTACATCCTGAGGACCGAAAAAAGATCCGGGACCAGATCGAGCGGGCTATCGAGCATAATGCGCAATTTAATATTACTTACCGCATCGTGACCGCCTCCGGCAGTATCCGCCTGGTGAACGAGCAGGGCAGGGGCATCTTCCTGCCCGATGGAGAACTGGTCGACATAGAGGGCTATATCAGCGATATATCGAACATGGTCGACCTGAGGACCTCCTGGGACCGGGGCGAAGAAAAATATATGGAACTCGTGGAAAATGTTTCGGATATTATCTGGGAGACAGATAAGGACCTCCGGTTTGTTTACGTTAGCCCGCAGATCGTAGATATCCTGGGCTTGAATCCGGAGGAGACGATTGGCAGGACACCATATGACCTGATGCCGCCTGAAGATGCCGGGCGCATCAGGAAAGCGATGACGGCGATACGAGAAAAACCAGATTCATTCTCATCGGTGATCGGCTTCCTGCGGCATAAAAACGGTGAAAATATTAAAGTTGACATCAGTGCCAGGCCTTTTTTTAACGATGAAAATTTATTACAGGGCTACCGTGGCATAACTCGAAAATTAAACATATAG